One genomic segment of Cerasicoccus sp. TK19100 includes these proteins:
- a CDS encoding PEP-CTERM sorting domain-containing protein, translating into MKSSILLLSCLLTAHISQGIVIIKAYEDGGNVVFEGNGSLDMTGAVYVDTVSTGTLRVRPNAAQFQSLGQAPGSPNVDRYSLAGPSAPGAFGTGGTAVTTGTPTGDNFGLRNNGFWVPEGYSSNDPISFTATFTGVDFSPASLGMTRGTSYTWTLDSGDTIVLNVIPEPTTYIAVGGFAALAFFVWRRRKSATATKSATA; encoded by the coding sequence GTGAAAAGCTCAATTCTACTACTTAGCTGCCTCCTGACAGCACATATTTCTCAGGGTATCGTGATCATCAAGGCCTACGAGGATGGCGGCAACGTCGTCTTTGAAGGTAATGGCTCGCTCGATATGACGGGCGCTGTATACGTTGACACAGTCTCCACCGGGACGCTCCGAGTCAGACCAAACGCTGCGCAATTTCAAAGCTTGGGTCAGGCACCCGGCAGCCCCAATGTTGACCGCTACTCATTGGCAGGTCCCAGCGCGCCCGGCGCATTTGGCACCGGCGGCACGGCGGTCACCACTGGCACGCCCACCGGTGACAACTTCGGCTTGCGTAACAATGGTTTCTGGGTTCCCGAAGGCTATTCCAGCAATGACCCCATATCCTTTACCGCCACCTTCACCGGCGTGGACTTCAGCCCGGCCAGCCTTGGCATGACCCGTGGCACCAGCTACACTTGGACGCTGGATAGCGGCGATACCATTGTGCTGAATGTCATCCCAGAGCCCACGACTTACATTGCCGTTGGTGGATTCGCCGCCCTGGCCTTCTTCGTGTGGCGCCGCCGGAAATCCGCTACAGCGACCAAGTCAGCTACCGCCTAA